The stretch of DNA GGAGAATTTTTTGAAGCTGGCATCGAAACAACCACCATCAAAATAATTAATTGAATTTTATATTATAAATTCTCAATCATAATCAGTGCAAAGATTAGAATTATGCTGTTATCTCCCTGTAAAAAATTTTGAAAAAATATCCGTATTCCGAAAAAGAGGTTTGCTTCCCAAACCATTAAATATAGTAGTGTAATATTAAGCCATCTGCGCTCCGATAGTGTAGCAGGCCAATCATTCTGGCCTTTCAAGTTTTATGCGCGCACAACGCTGAAATAAAGACAGCCAGAGACTCGGGTTCAAATCCCGATCGGAGCACTTAAATTCTTTTGATGCTCCATTCCATTGGATGTTCTTTTGTTAAAAATCGTAGAATAGAAGAGAGCACGGGTCAGGGGGGACGGATTATGTCATTACGAATTAGGATAATTTCTCCTTGTCCTTTTTCCCATGTAATTCCCTCACAGTGACCTTAGCAATTACTTGTCCGCCATGAGGGGCGCAGTCCAGAATTAGCTTACAATTATTCTTCCTTTGGGTTTTACAACTATTACTATACTGCCCATCACACTATTGTTTCCATTGCTGCCGACGGCTTTTATGAGCGCCTGGCCAGCGGTGACACTTACGAAATTAGCAAAACCTGAGCCGCTCACTGTCATGCCATCTAAAGGATTTTGTAAGTTGTTGAAATACCCCAGATCAGTATATAAAGTCACATTTGCAATTGCCGGATTGCCATCGACATATGTCGCAGTTACCATTATATTGGATGGCTCACCGGTAAACACCACAGGCGGATTTGCACTTAGCTGTATATCACCCAATGCTATGTAATTCACGCCTGCGCCGCCACCACCAAGATTTGCACCTCCAGACCATATTATGTTCACAGTAATAAACGTTCCATTCAGATCTGTATAACTGATATTTGAAGTGGGAAGAATGAGAGGTACATAACCTGCGCCTTGCACGCCTAGCTGGTACCATACACCCCATTTTTCACCCGGATTCAGGCTTGGCAGTACCCAGCTGAGTGTGCTTACATTTCCAACAGTTGTCACATTCGGCTCCGCATTTCCCTTTGCAGGATAGGTAGGGACTGTGAAGTTTGTGCCAATATTTGTTGTAGCATTGCTACTGTTGGATATGTAGGTTGCAGTTGCCAGCGATAGACCGGTCACATAGTTATGCGGTATCTGTAAATTCAGTGTCGGACCATGCGCTGAGAAATTTGTTATATTTGATGCAATACCTCGGAATATATTCTGTAGCACGCTGGTATTTGGTGCAAAATAGTATTGTCCACCTGTAATATTGGCAATATCAGAGAGTCCGGGATCTACTTCAGATTCGTTAGTGCCAAAACCAATCGTATATATCGTAGTGTTATGCTTTCTGGCACTCTGCGCCTCAAGAAGCATGGAATGGTATCCGGCATTGTCAAGGCCATCTGTCATAAGCACAATTGCGGAGTTGCCCGAGACATTGGAGAATTCGTTGTTTGCCTGATATAACCCCTCGTCTATGGCTGTAAGTCCAACTGATGTTATTGTGTCTACAGAGTTATTAAGATGGTCTAATGTCGGATAGGAATCATTGAGAGTGGACGTAACGCGTCCTGAGTATTGCTTCCAGTTCAAATTCTGGCTTGCGGCAATATTAAATGATGTTTCAGAGGATATATTAACTCCATCAACTTCTATATTGTAATCCGTTCCAGAATAAATTGGAGCACTTAATGTTTCAAATCCAGAATGGTTGTGGGATTGGTTGATCAGAGTTGCACTCTGGAATAAATACAGTGCAAGTTTATCATTAGCATCTGGCCATGTAAGATTGAAGGTATAGTTGGTTAGTGTTTCAACGGTATCCGTTTGAAAACCTGATACATGATATGATGCATCTGAGGTAAATCTTATTTTAATAGTATCTCCTTTTACCCATGGACTCCAGACGTCACTAATATTAGCTCCAGGCCATGTACCATAGTTAGTATAACTGGCTATCAGATTATTTTTTCCATCTGAAATATTTACAAAATCATGATCCCCCTCTACGTCAATTTTTGTAAAATGCACTCGAATTTGACTTGCGCCAGGAACTGTTTTATTCCAGGTTAAATTTTGATTATCTGGATAGTTACCTGAACTTGGATATTTCACAGCCCAGGATGTGCTCATGGTGTTGCCGCCTGTGAAATACCCCACCCACGTGCTACCGTTGCGGATGTAGCTGGTCTGATTGCCACTATTGGTAATATTGGGTGGATTAGGGTCGCTACTGTATGCAGCAAGACCTACTCTATCTCCTCTAATTGGATCAAAACTTGAGATAAATGAATGGGAAGCTAATTTGACAGCACTTTTCTTATCGATATAGGTAGTTATATTAAATGCGCCTGATCCATTGACTGATATGATCCAGTTTCCCGTTAGAATCGTGTTGTTGTTGTCCTCCACCGGGTCATATACCCCCGGGACTGGTGCAATCCAGACATATTTACCGATGCCTGAATTGTAATAACCGGTACGATTGACAAAACCCGACTCGATAGATTTGGGATATTTTGTGCCATTTGGAGATGTTAGAGTAAAATTCAAATTCACATTATCAATAAAAACTTTGAAATCCGTAACAATGTCGTTGAGCGTTATGGTATCTGTCCAATTTACTGTGCTGTTTGCAATTCCACTGGCCGCATAACTATATGATGTGAATCCATCCGTTCCGTATTGCCTTGTAGTGATATCAAAATCACTTATTTGCTGGGCGATATTATTATAGATGTCCTGTAACTGGCCGGGCGTTGCCGCATAATAGTAGCTGCCCGGGCTGGCTATCGCCGACATAGTTGCGTTATCGGCATCTCTGCCGAAACCAATAGTGTATATCTTGATAAAAGAATTATTATTGATGAATGTGGTCTTGGCCGTATTTGCTTCTTTTAATGCATCGTATGTTGGACTTGAACAGGAAGGGTAACTGTCATCGCAATAGTTCCCTTTAAGATCGTATGTTGGTAACCCGTCTGATAGCAGGATTATGTATGGACGGGCGCCCGGACGAGTATTGTTCTTAAGATAGTTCGCTGCATTCCTTATCGCCAGCGCTGTCGGTGTCCCGCCGCTTGCACTTTGGGCATCTATTTTTTGATTTATGCTGGTCATGTCATATGTTAAATCGTATAGTTTAGTAGTAGTTCCGCTAAATGTGAGCAGCCCGACCCTGTCATTGCTTATCATATTACTATTGAATTGTTTTGCTGCTGTTTTAACGGCATCTATTTTTTTAGTCGTATTGACAATAGGATCATCCATGCTTCCCGAAGTATCGCTTACGAGCATGATATCCAATGGAGTTCCTGCATAATAATCAGGATCCATGCTTCCTGATGTGTCAAGTACAAGCATGGCATTTGCGGCAGGTCGTGAAAAAGGCAGCTCGCCCTCGACAGAGATAATAGTGGTAACATTGACATTACCGCCCGAGTTTATGCTTGTAGGCTCAAAAGTTATGTTAACGCTCAGGAATGGCACATCTTTTATGCCTATATTCACCGAAAAGTTTACAGTGCCATTGGACGCGATAATAGTCGCATTTCCAACTAGGGTTTTGC from Candidatus Methanoperedens sp. encodes:
- a CDS encoding VWA domain-containing protein — protein: MHTIKNLFFTLTLTIMLTGLAAGVDVEISSYPSQTTVDESVNISVQVLDNSTPQDNTLINFTTTLGSLGTTSAYTDSSGMATTRINSTISGVATINASVGAVYNTTNVTFFPGEPAFIAVNVTQNPLVVGNATVVNLSAYDQYNNTNSTANMTLNIQIFDILGETINQVNITRASFALTHLVADRSSVTLVNSTSNSSSILLNINSTVAGNITITAKVGNTTNTFNITFTPAALSYISVDYYKECTVNTSSIITVGAWDMYDNPIGDAAVIFNATPPPATKYNSPIEYNSLNLTPEINITNLNGFTSTVFRADKRAGENLINITVGNINTFITIEGIADDATEILLSHTPDAVHANNKDAYRLTAQVVDEFLNPVFPRSVPITKQVLFTTSLGSVIIPLNNNGAAVTLIGPTPYVEIVTVTARYEDETGPTNITGSINLSFVEGDLNRIVIYSSPDTLLSQNIKGNHNASIILTSLDEWGHSIPGINVTLNNTIPALGNLTVAGINATDIINSTTDANGMIQAVFTSKTLVGNATIIASNGTVNFSVNIGIKDVPFLSVNITFEPTSINSGGNVNVTTIISVEGELPFSRPAANAMLVLDTSGSMDPDYYAGTPLDIMLVSDTSGSMDDPIVNTTKKIDAVKTAAKQFNSNMISNDRVGLLTFSGTTTKLYDLTYDMTSINQKIDAQSASGGTPTALAIRNAANYLKNNTRPGARPYIILLSDGLPTYDLKGNYCDDSYPSCSSPTYDALKEANTAKTTFINNNSFIKIYTIGFGRDADNATMSAIASPGSYYYAATPGQLQDIYNNIAQQISDFDITTRQYGTDGFTSYSYAASGIANSTVNWTDTITLNDIVTDFKVFIDNVNLNFTLTSPNGTKYPKSIESGFVNRTGYYNSGIGKYVWIAPVPGVYDPVEDNNNTILTGNWIISVNGSGAFNITTYIDKKSAVKLASHSFISSFDPIRGDRVGLAAYSSDPNPPNITNSGNQTSYIRNGSTWVGYFTGGNTMSTSWAVKYPSSGNYPDNQNLTWNKTVPGASQIRVHFTKIDVEGDHDFVNISDGKNNLIASYTNYGTWPGANISDVWSPWVKGDTIKIRFTSDASYHVSGFQTDTVETLTNYTFNLTWPDANDKLALYLFQSATLINQSHNHSGFETLSAPIYSGTDYNIEVDGVNISSETSFNIAASQNLNWKQYSGRVTSTLNDSYPTLDHLNNSVDTITSVGLTAIDEGLYQANNEFSNVSGNSAIVLMTDGLDNAGYHSMLLEAQSARKHNTTIYTIGFGTNESEVDPGLSDIANITGGQYYFAPNTSVLQNIFRGIASNITNFSAHGPTLNLQIPHNYVTGLSLATATYISNSSNATTNIGTNFTVPTYPAKGNAEPNVTTVGNVSTLSWVLPSLNPGEKWGVWYQLGVQGAGYVPLILPTSNISYTDLNGTFITVNIIWSGGANLGGGGAGVNYIALGDIQLSANPPVVFTGEPSNIMVTATYVDGNPAIANVTLYTDLGYFNNLQNPLDGMTVSGSGFANFVSVTAGQALIKAVGSNGNNSVMGSIVIVVKPKGRIIVS